In a genomic window of Prosthecobacter fusiformis:
- the pth gene encoding aminoacyl-tRNA hydrolase: MPGDETTPRAVGGLKPRLIIGLGNPGLEYRDTRHNIGFMVADELARLSGVSFTEEKRWHGWVAKIPGAILLKPTTFMNDSGRSVQAVSQFYKTPVQEFLVIYDDVDLPLGRMRMRLAGSAGGHNGLKSMIRSLGTDAFPRLKLGISTPSGRPAGERLVGHVLGKFREDERTELAIMIQRATDAVRLACQSGLETAMNHFNRKEEQA; the protein is encoded by the coding sequence GTGCCCGGTGATGAAACAACTCCCCGAGCCGTTGGCGGCCTGAAACCCAGGCTCATCATCGGACTCGGCAATCCTGGACTCGAATACCGCGACACCCGTCACAACATCGGATTTATGGTGGCAGACGAGCTGGCGCGGCTTTCAGGAGTTTCCTTCACGGAGGAGAAACGCTGGCACGGCTGGGTGGCGAAGATCCCTGGAGCCATTCTGCTGAAGCCAACGACATTCATGAATGACAGCGGGCGCAGCGTGCAGGCAGTCAGCCAGTTTTACAAAACGCCCGTGCAGGAATTTTTGGTGATCTATGATGACGTGGACCTGCCGCTGGGCCGCATGAGAATGCGCCTGGCTGGATCCGCCGGCGGCCATAACGGGCTGAAGTCAATGATCCGCTCCCTGGGCACGGATGCATTTCCGCGTTTAAAGTTAGGCATTTCAACCCCTTCGGGCCGTCCCGCAGGTGAACGGCTGGTGGGGCATGTGCTGGGAAAATTTCGTGAAGACGAGCGTACAGAACTCGCCATCATGATCCAGCGTGCTACAGATGCCGTCCGCCTGGCCTGCCAGTCGGGGCTGGAGACCGCGATGAACCATTTCAACCGCAAAGAAGAACAAGCTTAA
- a CDS encoding ribose-phosphate diphosphokinase produces MTDNLKILSGSAHPELARLICENLGTTLCKATLTTFPDGETFVQIHENIRGSDLFIVQPTCPPTNQNLMELLIMVDAVRRASAHRITAVLPFFGYARQDRKDRPRVPITAKLVANLLVASGVNRVLTVDLHAGQIQGFFDIPVDHLYAGPVLMKAIKERQIEDLVVVSPDVGGIKMTHAYAKALKAPMAIVAKNRVSAEEVEALNVIGDVNGKNVLLVDDLTETAGTLTAAAELLLKHGAKAIYAGVSHAVLGEKGHSRISKSPILELFSTNSTPQAQGDKVTTLDIAPLLAQAIRRIHDNESVTSLFDI; encoded by the coding sequence ATGACGGACAATTTGAAGATTTTAAGTGGATCGGCCCATCCAGAACTGGCGCGGCTGATTTGTGAAAATTTGGGCACGACGCTTTGCAAAGCCACGCTGACGACCTTTCCTGACGGGGAGACGTTTGTGCAGATCCATGAGAACATTCGCGGCAGCGATCTCTTCATTGTCCAACCCACCTGCCCGCCGACGAACCAGAACCTGATGGAACTGTTGATCATGGTGGATGCGGTGCGCCGTGCCAGTGCCCACCGCATCACGGCGGTGCTGCCTTTCTTTGGTTATGCGCGGCAGGACCGCAAAGACCGCCCGCGTGTGCCCATTACGGCGAAGCTGGTGGCCAACTTGCTGGTGGCCAGCGGGGTAAACCGGGTGCTGACGGTGGATTTGCACGCAGGTCAGATCCAGGGCTTCTTCGATATCCCGGTGGATCATCTTTACGCGGGGCCGGTGCTGATGAAGGCCATCAAGGAACGCCAGATCGAGGATCTGGTGGTGGTCTCTCCAGACGTGGGCGGCATCAAGATGACCCATGCCTATGCCAAGGCGCTGAAGGCACCGATGGCGATTGTGGCGAAAAATCGCGTAAGCGCGGAAGAAGTGGAAGCGCTGAATGTGATCGGCGATGTGAATGGTAAAAACGTGCTTTTGGTGGATGACCTCACCGAGACGGCTGGTACACTCACGGCTGCGGCTGAGCTGCTTTTGAAACATGGAGCCAAGGCGATTTACGCGGGTGTCTCCCACGCCGTGCTGGGGGAAAAGGGCCACAGCCGGATTTCCAAATCGCCGATTTTGGAGCTGTTTTCGACGAATTCCACGCCTCAGGCCCAGGGGGATAAAGTGACGACGCTGGACATCGCACCGCTGCTGGCGCAGGCTATCCGCCGCATTCACGACAACGAGTCTGTGACATCTCTCTTTGACATCTGA
- the rpsF gene encoding 30S ribosomal protein S6: MKRKYEAMIVLDMKGKEETVEQLVSGIGRDMEKSGAKLEQIDQIGKRKFPYNPRHVESGYFVNFQIEADGPALDSLRAKLKLNDNVYQQYYQRR; this comes from the coding sequence ATGAAGCGCAAATACGAAGCCATGATCGTCCTCGACATGAAGGGCAAAGAAGAGACCGTCGAACAACTCGTCAGCGGCATCGGCCGTGACATGGAGAAGTCCGGTGCAAAGCTCGAGCAGATCGACCAGATCGGCAAACGCAAGTTCCCCTACAACCCACGCCACGTGGAGAGCGGTTACTTCGTGAACTTCCAGATCGAAGCTGACGGTCCTGCTCTGGACTCCCTTCGCGCCAAGCTGAAGCTGAACGACAACGTGTATCAGCAGTACTATCAGCGCCGCTAA
- a CDS encoding aminopeptidase P N-terminal domain-containing protein, translating to MRYTPLPAELFATNRQRLSALLPPGSLAILHANDVLPTNADGSMGFVQNSDLYYLSGVDQEETILVLFPHAPDPKMREMLFVRETNEYIALWEGEKLTKDAATARSGITRVHWLQEFETLFRQIMCQAQQVFLNSNEHARASITVETRENRFTHRCQREYPLHEYRRLAPLMHGLRCIKQTAEVTAIKEAIRITEAGFRRILKFVKPGVQEFEIEAEFAHEFIRQRARGFAYTPIIASGASACVLHYITNHGQCKPGDLLLLDVAANYANYNADLTRTIPVSGHYSARQCQVYSAVLRIFREACQMLRPGIFIRDYQEEIGRLMTSELIGLGLLDRDAVEKQDPDRPLYKKYFPHGTSHLLGIDVHDVGHTWQPIQAGMVFTVEPGIYIREEGIGIRLENNLLIGEYQNTDLMATIPIEAEEIEDLMA from the coding sequence ATGCGCTACACTCCCCTTCCTGCCGAGCTCTTTGCCACCAACCGTCAGCGCCTCAGCGCCCTCCTCCCGCCCGGTTCACTGGCCATCCTGCACGCGAATGATGTGCTGCCCACCAATGCAGACGGCAGCATGGGCTTCGTCCAAAACAGTGATCTCTATTATCTCAGCGGTGTCGATCAGGAAGAAACCATCCTCGTCCTTTTCCCTCACGCCCCCGACCCCAAAATGCGTGAAATGCTTTTTGTTCGGGAAACCAATGAGTATATCGCCCTCTGGGAAGGTGAAAAGCTGACCAAAGACGCCGCCACCGCCCGCTCCGGCATCACCCGCGTGCACTGGCTGCAGGAGTTTGAGACCCTTTTCCGCCAGATCATGTGCCAGGCGCAGCAGGTCTTCCTGAATTCCAATGAACACGCCCGCGCCAGCATCACGGTGGAGACTCGGGAAAACCGTTTCACCCACCGCTGCCAGCGCGAATATCCCCTGCATGAATACCGCCGCCTGGCCCCGCTCATGCACGGCCTGCGCTGCATCAAGCAGACGGCTGAGGTAACGGCCATCAAAGAGGCCATCCGCATCACCGAGGCAGGCTTCCGTCGAATCCTAAAGTTTGTTAAACCCGGCGTGCAGGAATTTGAAATCGAGGCCGAGTTCGCCCACGAATTTATCCGCCAACGTGCCCGTGGCTTCGCCTACACGCCCATTATCGCCAGCGGTGCCAGCGCCTGCGTGCTCCATTACATCACCAACCACGGCCAATGCAAACCTGGGGATCTGTTGCTGCTGGACGTCGCCGCCAACTATGCCAATTACAACGCTGACCTCACCCGCACCATCCCCGTCAGCGGTCATTACTCCGCCCGCCAGTGCCAAGTCTATTCTGCCGTCCTCCGCATTTTTCGTGAGGCCTGCCAGATGCTCCGCCCCGGCATTTTCATCCGGGATTATCAGGAGGAAATTGGCAGGCTCATGACCTCCGAGCTCATCGGCCTCGGCCTGCTGGACCGGGATGCCGTGGAAAAACAGGACCCTGACCGCCCCCTCTATAAAAAATACTTCCCCCACGGCACCAGTCATCTCCTCGGCATTGACGTCCACGACGTCGGCCACACCTGGCAGCCCATCCAGGCTGGCATGGTCTTCACCGTCGAGCCAGGCATCTACATCCGTGAAGAAGGCATCGGCATCCGCCTGGAAAACAACCTCCTCATTGGCGAATACCAAAACACCGACCTCATGGCCACCATCCCCATCGAAGCCGAAGAGATCGAAGACCTCATGGCCTGA
- a CDS encoding 50S ribosomal protein L25: protein MAKILDIITQPRTSEGTAAVNRLRKAGSIPAVVYGRKTAPLNVQVNTKVFTKLLESSASDNILVSLKIESGEQLALVQEVQHDHLRGGILHVDFHAVAMDEEIHAEVPLTMVGESPGAKAGGLIEAIHHTLEVRCLPKDLPEALEVDISDLQTGKGIHVGDLKLPEGVRAKLADEVVLIMCEEPKVVEEVPAAAAPAAKGAKGAAAAKPAAKK, encoded by the coding sequence ATGGCCAAAATCCTCGATATCATCACCCAGCCCCGCACCAGTGAAGGCACTGCTGCCGTCAACCGCCTGCGTAAGGCTGGTTCCATCCCTGCTGTGGTTTATGGCCGCAAGACCGCTCCTTTGAACGTGCAGGTGAATACCAAAGTCTTCACGAAGCTTCTGGAAAGCAGCGCTTCTGACAACATCCTCGTCAGCCTGAAGATTGAATCCGGTGAGCAGTTGGCCCTGGTCCAGGAAGTGCAGCACGACCACCTTCGTGGCGGTATCCTCCACGTGGACTTTCACGCCGTGGCCATGGACGAAGAAATTCATGCCGAAGTGCCTCTGACGATGGTTGGCGAATCCCCGGGCGCCAAGGCCGGTGGTCTGATCGAAGCCATCCACCACACCCTGGAAGTGCGCTGCCTGCCGAAGGACCTTCCTGAAGCTCTGGAAGTGGACATCTCTGACCTCCAGACTGGTAAAGGCATCCACGTGGGTGACCTCAAGCTGCCTGAAGGCGTGCGTGCGAAGCTGGCTGACGAAGTCGTGCTGATCATGTGTGAAGAGCCGAAAGTGGTGGAAGAAGTGCCAGCCGCTGCAGCTCCTGCTGCTAAAGGTGCCAAGGGCGCTGCTGCTGCCAAGCCAGCCGCCAAGAAGTAA
- a CDS encoding DUF1501 domain-containing protein, whose amino-acid sequence MPPPHDPLLQATRRHFFSQCGMGIGSVALASMMAERGLQAASAAAQPGPGVPARGNHPAKAKNVIFLFMAGGPSQLELFDYKPVLQKLNGQPIPQSYIEGKRFAFMGSSHGVKLLGTRKEFKQRGQCGTWVSEMLPYTAGIVDDISVVTTCQTTLFNHAPAKLFMNTGSGQFGRPSMGSWLTYGIGSESSDLPGFVVLQSGPRGPRGGAVNWSSGFLPTTYQGVPLRSQGEPILNLTTPASVDARSQRRVIDAVRDMNMKRLVTTGDDEIQTRINAYEMAYRMQSSAPELIDIQGESKATLDLYGVDPTQPSFARNCLLARRLVERGVRFVQLYHTNWDSHGGKGETLEDDFPKVVHDVDQGCAALIRDLKSRGLLEETLVIWGGEFGRTPMGENREKTGRNHHIDAFTMWFAGGGIKPGQTYGRTDELGFDGVEQKAHVHDIHATLLHLMGLDHEKLTFKFQGRDFRLTDVHGEILQGLLA is encoded by the coding sequence ATGCCTCCTCCGCACGATCCCCTTCTCCAGGCCACCCGCCGCCATTTCTTCAGCCAGTGTGGCATGGGGATAGGCAGCGTCGCGCTCGCCTCCATGATGGCGGAACGTGGCCTGCAAGCAGCCAGTGCCGCTGCCCAGCCAGGGCCGGGCGTGCCCGCGCGTGGCAATCATCCAGCCAAGGCCAAAAACGTCATCTTCCTTTTCATGGCGGGTGGTCCTTCGCAGTTGGAGCTGTTCGATTACAAACCGGTCCTGCAAAAGCTCAATGGCCAGCCCATTCCACAGAGCTACATCGAGGGAAAACGTTTCGCCTTCATGGGCAGCAGCCATGGAGTGAAACTTCTCGGCACGCGCAAGGAATTCAAGCAGCGCGGCCAGTGCGGCACCTGGGTCAGCGAAATGCTACCCTATACCGCAGGCATCGTGGATGACATCAGCGTCGTCACCACCTGCCAGACCACCCTATTTAACCACGCCCCGGCCAAGCTTTTCATGAATACCGGCAGCGGCCAGTTTGGTCGCCCCAGCATGGGCTCCTGGCTTACCTACGGCATCGGCAGCGAGTCCAGCGACCTGCCTGGATTCGTCGTTCTCCAAAGCGGCCCGCGTGGCCCCCGGGGTGGCGCGGTGAACTGGAGCAGCGGCTTTCTCCCCACCACCTATCAGGGCGTGCCCCTCCGCAGCCAGGGGGAGCCTATCCTCAACCTCACCACGCCTGCCAGCGTGGATGCACGCAGTCAGCGTCGCGTCATTGACGCCGTGCGTGACATGAACATGAAGCGCCTCGTCACCACGGGTGATGACGAAATCCAGACCCGCATCAATGCCTACGAAATGGCTTATCGCATGCAGTCCAGCGCCCCAGAACTCATCGACATCCAGGGCGAATCCAAAGCCACCCTGGATCTATACGGAGTGGACCCCACCCAGCCATCCTTCGCTCGCAACTGTTTGTTAGCCCGTCGCCTCGTCGAGCGCGGCGTCCGCTTTGTGCAGCTTTATCACACCAATTGGGACAGCCACGGCGGCAAAGGGGAAACCTTGGAGGATGACTTTCCAAAAGTCGTCCATGATGTGGATCAAGGCTGCGCCGCCCTCATTCGCGATCTCAAATCACGCGGTCTGCTGGAGGAAACTCTCGTCATCTGGGGTGGCGAATTTGGCCGCACGCCCATGGGTGAAAATCGTGAAAAAACCGGGCGCAACCATCACATTGATGCCTTCACCATGTGGTTTGCCGGTGGCGGCATCAAACCCGGCCAGACCTACGGACGCACCGACGAACTCGGCTTCGATGGCGTGGAGCAGAAAGCCCACGTCCACGATATCCATGCCACTCTCCTGCATCTCATGGGCCTGGATCATGAAAAGCTGACCTTCAAATTTCAGGGTCGTGACTTCCGCCTCACCGACGTGCATGGCGAGATCCTCCAAGGTCTGCTGGCTTAG